The sequence TTTTGCGAGTAGTACTACCACCTCACTGTGGTAAATTGGTTTCGCTGTAGTTGCGAATAAAACCCTGTGTTCGTTGAATGCAGGGTTTTGCTTTTCTGCCACGTCAATCCTATAAGTATGTGTTTATTCTGAATGAGTAGTTATCTTTAACACCTTTTATCTGAAACGTATAGGATATTCTTCTTATAGAAGGTCTATGGATAATACTGAAATGCGAAAGGTAGTTATTGTTGGATGTGGAGGAGCTGGAAAATCTACTCTTGCAAGACAATTAGGACAGATTATACAGATTCCTATTATTCATCTGGATGCAGAATTCTGGCAGTCAGACTGTAAAATGCTATCCAGAGAAGAGGAAGCACAACGGCTGACACATATTCTAATCAAAGACCAATGGATCATAGATGGTAACTATAGTTCTACTATGGCAGTACGGTTTCAGGTGGCAGATACCATCATATTTTTAGAATTTTCTACTATTTTATGC is a genomic window of Xanthocytophaga agilis containing:
- a CDS encoding AAA family ATPase; this encodes MDNTEMRKVVIVGCGGAGKSTLARQLGQIIQIPIIHLDAEFWQSDCKMLSREEEAQRLTHILIKDQWIIDGNYSSTMAVRFQVADTIIFLEFSTILCLWRVIKRFFHYWGSTWPDMAEGCPEKLDWEFLMLILYYKYTNRPKVIKHITEFAIHCRVLVFHKHKQVRQFLAALAK